A window of the Trichocoleus sp. genome harbors these coding sequences:
- a CDS encoding PAS domain S-box protein, protein MIDIEKTKEQLLDELAQLRQQVQELEQREEQHKQRERAIHQQLIQEQIARSQVEQSSQAVVSEQNALQDRQHFLEKLTEMSPGLLYLFDVIEQRNIYINARSLDTLGYTPETVPMMDANSMSQWMHPDDLAQMPAYLEQLATATDGTFLEREYRIRHANGEWHWFSSRDTVFSRTADGRVCQILGTAQDITKRKQAEHYCNIQYAITRVLAEATCLSDAFPAILQAFCENLGWQFGVIWRVNHQSRCLHYVDGWQAPATSAQGLMEVNLQTTFAPGVGLPGRVWKNGQPLWISNLDRDSNFPRATEAVQAGLQTVFGFPILLGNHVLGVIECFCDRIQEPDEDLLNMMAAIGSQIGQFMERKRAEASLQESHELFQSFMNHSPIAAFIKDEAGRYLYANPWVERVYQRSQADLLGKTDFELMPPAIAEQFHQNDIAVLTSGQPMQVLETIHQEDGEHSYMSFKFPFRNAVGQQALAGVAIDVSERVQAAAALQQREAELRLITNAVPVLISFIDVEQRYRFTNQMYEAWFGRPASQVEGKHLWEVIGEAGYEAIRPYVERVLDGHQVTFESEIPYKDIDTRIVSATYVPRFAPEGRVEGFVALVSDITQRKQAEQTLQQSEERLRVAQQAANAGVWDWDITTNQVTWSEEYYRLYGLGSAITQSSYENWLNLVVEQDRDRFNRAAREALQHQIDLSVEFRILHPIQGERWLTAIGQTFYDNHEQPIRMIGIALDITERKQAEQALRESEEWARLAIQVGRLGGWRLHLETNLVEMDQRMRDIWGEPEDAVMVPLPRVIDRMHPDDQARVVNAVTAAIDPQSTGTYEIEYRIVWDDGSERWVLAKGQAQFEGEGEFRRTVDFFGTLLDITDRKQVEAALAESNQTLQAIIQACPLAIMGLRSDGTVQIWNPAAERILGWSQQEVLGQFLPAIPDDRRDEFLNNLATTLHGQGLAGVETQRQKKGNVLFDVELWTAPVDEAQAGISCLSVVADITARKRTEAALRLSEERLHSFVIANIIGILFGDLEGGIQEANDELLRIVGYSREDLQAGNLRWIDITPPEYLPLDEKAIDEAQQRGACSPYEKEYIRKDGSRVPVLVGFSLMLADREETVAFVLDLSDRKQAEVEREQLLRREQTAREQAEAANRIKDEFLAVLSHELRTPLNPILGWTKLLRTRQFDAAATDRALDTIERNAKLQAQLIEDLLDVSRILQGKVKLAACPVNLVTTIEAALETVRLSAEAKGIQIQTGLDSKSALVNGDANRLQQIVWNLLSNAIKFTPSGGRVEVRLEQTHGYAQIQVSDTGQGISPDFLPYVFEYFRQADSSTTRQFGGLGLGLAIVRHLVELHGGTVEAESPGHGMGATFTVQLPLMVSVLTPHLEALPIQETSNLNNISILIVDDEADMRDLVQVILEGQGATVRVAASGAEALQQFTESVPDILISDIGMPEMDGYTLMQQIRATLAGQGKVIPAIALTAYAGEVNQQKALQAGFQHHLAKPIEPDLLVHTVTVVLKNHNCR, encoded by the coding sequence ATGATAGATATAGAAAAGACAAAGGAACAATTACTGGATGAGTTGGCACAGCTACGCCAGCAGGTTCAGGAGTTGGAGCAACGCGAAGAGCAGCACAAGCAGCGAGAGCGAGCTATCCACCAACAGCTCATCCAGGAGCAGATTGCCCGATCGCAAGTTGAGCAGTCGTCGCAAGCGGTTGTTTCAGAGCAAAATGCCCTTCAAGACAGGCAACACTTCTTAGAAAAGCTCACTGAGATGAGCCCTGGCTTGCTTTATTTGTTTGACGTCATTGAACAGCGAAATATCTACATCAACGCTCGATCGCTTGATACTTTAGGATATACGCCAGAGACGGTGCCGATGATGGACGCGAATTCCATGAGCCAATGGATGCATCCTGATGATTTAGCGCAAATGCCTGCCTATTTGGAGCAGTTAGCAACGGCAACGGATGGCACTTTCTTGGAACGAGAGTACCGGATACGCCATGCCAACGGAGAATGGCACTGGTTTAGCAGCCGTGATACGGTCTTCAGCCGCACCGCAGACGGAAGGGTGTGTCAAATCCTCGGCACAGCCCAAGACATCACAAAGCGCAAACAGGCAGAACATTACTGCAATATTCAATATGCAATTACGCGAGTTCTGGCTGAGGCAACCTGTCTCTCAGATGCATTTCCAGCAATTCTGCAAGCTTTCTGTGAGAATTTGGGATGGCAATTCGGCGTGATCTGGAGGGTCAATCACCAGAGCCGTTGCCTGCACTATGTTGATGGGTGGCAAGCCCCAGCTACCTCTGCTCAAGGGTTAATGGAGGTCAATTTGCAAACAACCTTCGCTCCTGGTGTGGGGCTACCGGGTCGAGTCTGGAAAAATGGTCAGCCGCTATGGATCTCAAACCTCGATAGAGACAGCAATTTTCCGAGGGCAACAGAGGCAGTCCAGGCAGGATTACAGACTGTTTTTGGTTTCCCCATTTTGTTAGGTAATCATGTGCTAGGCGTGATTGAGTGCTTTTGCGATCGCATCCAGGAGCCAGATGAAGATTTACTGAATATGATGGCGGCGATCGGCAGTCAGATCGGTCAGTTTATGGAGCGGAAGCGTGCAGAAGCATCTCTACAAGAAAGTCACGAACTGTTCCAGAGCTTCATGAACCATAGCCCAATTGCGGCGTTCATTAAGGATGAGGCTGGACGATACCTCTATGCCAATCCCTGGGTCGAGCGAGTATATCAGCGATCGCAAGCGGATTTGCTTGGCAAAACGGATTTTGAGTTAATGCCGCCTGCGATTGCGGAGCAGTTTCATCAGAACGATATTGCTGTATTGACCAGCGGTCAGCCGATGCAAGTGCTGGAAACCATTCACCAAGAGGATGGGGAGCACAGCTATATGTCTTTTAAGTTTCCTTTCCGCAATGCAGTTGGGCAGCAGGCTTTGGCAGGAGTGGCGATCGACGTGAGCGAACGGGTTCAAGCCGCAGCAGCCTTACAGCAGCGAGAAGCCGAACTGCGTTTGATTACCAATGCTGTACCTGTTTTGATTTCGTTTATTGATGTTGAACAACGCTACCGCTTTACCAACCAAATGTATGAGGCTTGGTTTGGACGACCTGCCAGTCAGGTTGAGGGCAAGCATCTCTGGGAGGTGATCGGTGAAGCAGGCTATGAAGCCATTCGTCCTTATGTTGAACGGGTGCTAGACGGACATCAGGTGACCTTTGAAAGCGAAATCCCTTACAAAGATATTGATACACGCATTGTCAGTGCCACTTATGTTCCCCGCTTTGCGCCAGAGGGCAGGGTTGAAGGCTTTGTGGCATTAGTGAGTGATATCACCCAGCGCAAGCAAGCCGAACAGACACTCCAACAAAGCGAAGAGCGATTGAGAGTTGCCCAACAGGCTGCTAATGCTGGTGTATGGGATTGGGATATCACGACGAATCAGGTTACCTGGTCAGAAGAATACTACCGTCTTTATGGGCTGGGTTCAGCCATCACCCAATCTTCCTATGAAAACTGGCTGAATTTGGTGGTTGAGCAAGACCGCGATCGTTTCAATAGAGCAGCGCGTGAGGCACTCCAGCATCAAATTGATCTCAGCGTTGAATTTCGCATCCTCCATCCAATTCAGGGAGAACGATGGCTAACGGCGATCGGACAAACCTTTTACGATAACCACGAACAGCCCATCCGCATGATCGGAATTGCGCTAGATATTACAGAGCGCAAACAGGCAGAACAAGCCTTGCGAGAAAGTGAGGAGTGGGCACGGTTGGCAATTCAGGTGGGTCGGCTAGGCGGGTGGCGGCTTCACTTAGAGACAAACTTGGTCGAGATGGATCAGCGAATGCGTGACATTTGGGGAGAGCCAGAGGATGCTGTCATGGTTCCCTTGCCCAGAGTGATCGATCGAATGCACCCAGATGATCAGGCGCGCGTGGTAAATGCTGTGACTGCTGCGATCGACCCACAATCAACTGGAACCTACGAGATTGAGTACCGGATTGTGTGGGATGACGGCAGCGAACGATGGGTGTTGGCGAAGGGGCAAGCCCAGTTTGAGGGCGAGGGAGAGTTTCGTCGGACAGTTGATTTTTTTGGGACGTTGCTGGATATCACCGATCGCAAGCAAGTAGAAGCAGCATTAGCCGAAAGCAACCAAACCCTACAAGCAATCATTCAAGCCTGTCCTCTGGCAATTATGGGCTTGCGCTCGGATGGCACCGTGCAAATTTGGAATCCGGCTGCTGAGCGTATTTTGGGCTGGAGTCAGCAGGAAGTTTTGGGACAATTTCTCCCAGCCATTCCCGATGATAGGCGAGATGAGTTCTTAAATAATTTGGCAACTACCCTTCATGGACAAGGGTTAGCTGGAGTTGAAACACAGCGTCAAAAAAAGGGAAATGTGCTGTTTGATGTGGAATTGTGGACGGCTCCGGTAGATGAAGCACAAGCCGGAATTAGCTGCCTGTCTGTTGTTGCTGATATTACTGCGCGTAAACGAACTGAAGCTGCTTTGCGCCTGAGTGAAGAACGGCTGCACAGCTTTGTGATTGCCAACATTATTGGGATTCTGTTTGGAGACCTTGAGGGTGGGATTCAGGAAGCCAATGACGAACTGCTGAGGATCGTGGGATACAGCCGCGAGGATTTGCAAGCTGGGAATCTGAGGTGGATCGATATTACTCCACCCGAATATTTGCCGCTAGACGAGAAAGCAATTGACGAAGCACAGCAGCGAGGGGCTTGCTCGCCTTATGAAAAAGAATATATTCGCAAAGATGGTAGCCGAGTGCCAGTTCTCGTGGGCTTTAGTCTCATGCTGGCAGACCGAGAAGAGACAGTTGCCTTTGTTCTGGATCTGAGCGATCGCAAGCAGGCAGAGGTAGAGCGAGAGCAACTATTGAGACGAGAGCAGACCGCACGGGAACAGGCAGAAGCTGCTAACCGAATTAAAGACGAGTTTCTCGCTGTTCTCTCCCATGAGTTAAGAACGCCCCTCAACCCAATTTTGGGCTGGACAAAACTGCTACGCACTCGCCAGTTTGATGCAGCAGCGACCGATCGCGCTTTAGATACCATTGAGCGTAATGCCAAACTTCAGGCTCAACTGATTGAAGACTTGCTCGATGTCTCCCGAATTCTGCAAGGAAAAGTGAAATTAGCTGCCTGTCCTGTCAACCTGGTGACCACCATTGAAGCAGCACTCGAAACGGTGCGGTTGTCAGCCGAAGCAAAAGGCATTCAGATTCAGACCGGATTAGATTCTAAAAGCGCACTGGTCAACGGTGATGCCAATCGTCTCCAGCAAATTGTATGGAATCTGCTATCCAATGCGATCAAGTTCACGCCTTCAGGGGGACGAGTAGAAGTTCGATTAGAGCAAACTCATGGTTACGCTCAAATTCAAGTCAGCGATACAGGACAGGGAATTAGCCCTGATTTTCTGCCTTATGTCTTTGAATATTTTCGTCAAGCAGATAGCAGCACGACTCGTCAGTTTGGCGGATTAGGATTGGGACTGGCGATCGTCCGTCATCTCGTGGAATTGCATGGCGGAACAGTAGAAGCAGAAAGTCCAGGTCATGGAATGGGCGCAACCTTCACAGTCCAGTTGCCGCTAATGGTATCGGTATTAACGCCCCACTTAGAGGCATTACCCATTCAAGAAACAAGTAATTTGAACAACATCAGCATTCTCATCGTGGATGATGAAGCGGATATGCGAGATTTGGTTCAGGTCATTCTGGAAGGACAGGGCGCAACGGTGAGAGTGGCAGCGTCTGGAGCTGAGGCATTGCAACAGTTCACTGAATCCGTGCCAGATATTTTGATTAGTGACATCGGTATGCCAGAAATGGACGGCTACACCCTGATGCAACAAATCCGCGCCACTTTAGCGGGGCAAGGGAAAGTAATTCCGGCGATCGCTCTGACTGCCTATGCCGGAGAGGTCAACCAGCAAAAAGCACTGCAAGCAGGATTTCAACACCATCTTGCTAAACCCATTGAACCTGACCTGTTAGTTCACACAGTAACAGTAGTGTTGAAAAATCATAATTGCCGTTAA
- a CDS encoding alpha/beta hydrolase, whose translation MKESVTPPERQATMQLSDGRQLAWSEWGPVDGIPVLFCTGAGMSSWLGFGASDLPALGLKLIAIDRPGLGSSDPHPSKTPASWVEDSQALIQAQDLHPVLAVGFSQGAPFAFALAAQNLVEAIAIVSGQDELTYPSLKSRLHPDVAGMIAAVQQDAAAFEQRFSQIATPDGLWQLIIGMSAERDRLLYESDPFSTAYQRALQAGFSQGSQGYARDLVNALSPWSIKLEDITIPVDLWYGSLDTSTVHSPDFGATLALRLPNASHFVDPEAGGSILWTKSWDILSKLKSHLSIP comes from the coding sequence ATGAAAGAATCTGTGACCCCACCCGAAAGACAGGCAACAATGCAATTGTCTGATGGTCGTCAGCTTGCCTGGTCTGAATGGGGACCTGTTGACGGTATTCCAGTTTTGTTTTGCACCGGAGCCGGAATGAGCAGTTGGCTTGGTTTTGGTGCAAGCGATCTCCCTGCTCTCGGCTTGAAACTGATTGCGATCGATCGACCGGGTTTAGGCTCGTCTGATCCGCACCCAAGCAAGACACCGGCTTCCTGGGTCGAGGACTCACAGGCATTAATTCAAGCCCAAGATCTGCATCCTGTTCTCGCTGTGGGTTTCTCTCAAGGGGCACCGTTCGCCTTTGCTTTAGCAGCACAAAACTTGGTGGAGGCGATCGCGATTGTGTCCGGGCAAGATGAACTGACTTATCCAAGTCTCAAGTCACGCTTGCATCCCGATGTAGCAGGCATGATTGCTGCTGTTCAACAAGATGCCGCAGCCTTTGAGCAGCGCTTTTCGCAGATCGCGACACCCGATGGATTGTGGCAGTTAATTATTGGCATGAGTGCAGAGCGCGATCGATTGTTGTATGAGAGTGATCCGTTTAGCACAGCCTATCAGCGAGCTTTGCAGGCAGGTTTCTCTCAGGGTTCCCAGGGATATGCACGAGACCTCGTTAATGCGCTGAGTCCGTGGTCTATTAAACTGGAGGACATTACTATTCCTGTCGATCTTTGGTATGGCAGTTTGGATACCAGCACAGTTCATTCACCTGATTTTGGTGCAACTTTGGCTTTGCGCCTACCCAACGCTTCACATTTTGTTGATCCAGAAGCAGGCGGATCAATTCTCTGGACTAAATCCTGGGATATTCTGTCAAAACTGAAATCACATCTATCCATTCCCTGA
- a CDS encoding PAS domain-containing protein produces MKRDRTGKFTQAWHGESKQAVKLSLTNTAWQLLEQQAKKLGVSRSELVERYARHSQCRCCAENRIDLSNEKASSLTQAAVMPNAHSLEALLTEVGLQQHNRQLQDQIAELQQKVEALRSQEQRFRQMADAIPHMVWTCQPKGEVEYFNQQSLDAFGITLEQLLAEGWQPLVHPDDLQRTLDAWTEAVTAGTGYQLEYRLKMADGSYRWYLAQALPHRDKTGQITRWFGTCTEIDDRKRLEQQLQQKADTQTSERQWLEAVLNLLPTPLILVDPAQFRVTFSNQAANAIAGVDLAKDVGASYDANYYCTDAAGQRLPPEQIPAVRAARGEKIAGAEINWHTPAGVFPLLVDADVLPAMHDRPPTSVVVFQDIRTRKQIEEQLKESQRFIEQVADATPGILYIYDLVEQHVVYINRQIGEILGYSSDEIEAMGSRLFSKLMHPEDLATLPAHLERFDRAQEGEVIEREYRIRHADGEWRWLWSRDLVFSRTQTGAPRQVLGISHDITNRKRAELGLQQMEERLQLALSSARIVAWDVDFQTNQVVCSPNALEIWGIQVGTAEDFFATVHPQDQQRLRQALERAIAGAEAYCQEYRIVSPDQTVRWLNSQGRVYFDQMGQATRMVGVSVDISDRKQAERAAARSTDRTVRLQTITAALAEALTPGEVADVIVGQAVSALGACRGMVTLLNSAATELEAIRSIGFPPEVLQLWQRFPITASVPLAAAVRTQSPIFLPSLAAAIPTYPQLAALQDNLATGALVAIPLIVEQQVLGSLGLGFANVRQFNEAEQSFILALARQCAQAIHRSQLYQAGQIARANAEASEQRFRCLAESIPQIVWVAQANGFTEYYNQRWFEYTGLTLEESQNAKGCFRHPDDHDHFGKAWVKAVTNKEILQAEQRLKRADGVYRWHLTRAFPLLDDNGAIVKWFGTCTDIDDWKRMEQTQRFLAQASQTFVAASLDLQTILDMVTQLASELTNDVCVLNLAAEERQSLEHASFYHPDPEVRAFVEDLLERYPRRVNEGIGGRVMQTGEPLLMPVTSQEELSTAIKPEYRLYLERFQIRSTLLVPLKVQGQTIGLLSFTRHAPAEPHTQDDLNLFQDLADRAAMAIANARLYQQAEQARQQAERTADRTARLQAVTAALSESLTPIQVAEVIAQQTSAVVNAASVLVALVTPQKDELEIIHSLGDGVDLAPEWQRFPLSTATPLTDAIRAGQPIWEETLEDRINRYPHLAKNYAQAKYPAWISLPLMLEGQAVGGVSVTFAQLPQLEPDDRAFMLALAQQCAQAIVRAQLYEAEQRARSQAEAANRTKDEFLAMLSHELRTPMNPILGWSRLLQRGNLDANRTKIALETIERNAKLQVQLIEDLLDVSRILQGKLSLNPCPVSLASVIDAAISTVRLAADAKTIQIQTQIAANVGHVLGDAARLQQVIWNLLSNAVKFTPEQGQIEIQLTTVGAQAQIQVKDTGKGISAEFLPFVFDTFRQADSSITRTFGGLGLGLAIAHHIVELHGGTIQVESAGEGQGATFTVKFPLLSTSTALVQEATLANNTLTLQGIQILAVDDEIDNLELATFILEQAGASVVAAASAPEALRVLAQTKPDILLLDIGMPQIDGYDLLRQIRTLEAEQGDRQIPAIALTAYASEVDQQRAIVAGFQQHIPKPVEPDVLLQAILNLTSFTKS; encoded by the coding sequence ATGAAGCGTGACAGAACGGGCAAATTTACTCAGGCTTGGCATGGAGAATCCAAACAAGCGGTTAAGTTGTCTCTGACGAATACTGCCTGGCAGTTGCTTGAGCAGCAGGCAAAAAAACTGGGCGTTTCCCGTTCTGAGCTGGTTGAGCGGTATGCCCGACATTCCCAATGCCGTTGCTGTGCAGAGAACAGAATTGACTTAAGCAACGAAAAAGCGAGTAGCCTGACCCAGGCAGCGGTAATGCCCAATGCCCACTCTCTAGAAGCATTGCTTACAGAAGTCGGGTTGCAGCAGCACAATCGACAGCTACAAGACCAGATTGCTGAACTTCAGCAAAAAGTTGAAGCATTGCGATCGCAAGAACAGCGATTTCGCCAGATGGCAGATGCCATTCCTCACATGGTTTGGACTTGTCAGCCGAAGGGTGAAGTGGAGTATTTCAACCAGCAAAGCCTGGATGCCTTTGGGATTACCCTGGAACAGCTTTTGGCTGAGGGGTGGCAGCCACTCGTTCATCCAGACGATTTGCAACGCACCCTTGATGCCTGGACAGAAGCAGTCACCGCTGGAACTGGTTATCAGCTTGAATATCGCTTGAAGATGGCAGATGGCTCCTATCGGTGGTATCTCGCGCAAGCACTGCCTCATCGAGACAAGACAGGTCAAATCACTCGCTGGTTTGGCACCTGTACCGAGATTGACGATCGCAAGCGACTCGAACAGCAACTCCAGCAAAAGGCAGATACCCAGACCAGTGAACGGCAATGGCTAGAAGCAGTGCTCAATCTGCTGCCCACTCCGCTGATTCTGGTTGATCCAGCGCAATTCCGGGTGACATTTTCCAACCAAGCCGCAAATGCGATCGCCGGAGTTGATCTTGCCAAAGATGTGGGGGCAAGTTATGACGCAAACTATTACTGCACAGATGCAGCAGGACAACGGCTCCCACCCGAGCAGATTCCGGCAGTGCGAGCAGCAAGGGGAGAGAAAATTGCGGGAGCTGAGATCAATTGGCATACTCCAGCTGGTGTTTTTCCGCTACTTGTTGATGCAGATGTGCTGCCTGCCATGCACGATCGTCCGCCAACCAGCGTTGTCGTCTTTCAAGACATTCGCACAAGGAAGCAGATCGAGGAGCAACTCAAGGAAAGTCAGCGCTTTATTGAACAGGTTGCAGATGCGACGCCTGGAATTCTCTACATTTATGATCTGGTAGAACAGCACGTTGTCTATATCAATCGTCAGATTGGCGAAATTTTAGGATATTCCTCTGACGAAATTGAGGCAATGGGTAGCCGGCTATTCTCCAAGCTCATGCATCCGGAGGATTTGGCAACATTACCTGCCCACTTAGAACGTTTCGATCGTGCTCAAGAGGGGGAAGTGATTGAGCGGGAATATCGGATACGTCATGCTGATGGAGAGTGGCGCTGGCTATGGAGCCGAGATCTCGTCTTTTCCCGCACTCAAACTGGGGCACCCCGTCAAGTGTTGGGTATTTCGCATGACATTACGAATCGCAAACGGGCAGAGTTAGGGTTGCAACAAATGGAGGAGCGGCTCCAGCTTGCCCTTTCATCCGCCCGGATAGTCGCCTGGGATGTGGATTTTCAGACCAATCAGGTGGTTTGCTCACCGAACGCTCTTGAGATTTGGGGCATTCAAGTGGGGACGGCAGAAGACTTTTTTGCAACGGTTCACCCACAGGATCAACAACGCCTCAGACAAGCCCTGGAACGGGCGATCGCTGGAGCAGAAGCTTACTGTCAGGAATATCGGATCGTCAGTCCTGATCAAACCGTTCGATGGCTCAACAGCCAGGGACGAGTTTACTTTGATCAGATGGGGCAAGCAACCCGAATGGTTGGTGTCTCGGTTGATATTAGCGATCGAAAGCAAGCTGAACGGGCAGCGGCTCGATCAACCGATCGGACTGTTCGCCTGCAAACCATTACGGCGGCTCTGGCGGAAGCTTTGACCCCTGGTGAAGTGGCTGATGTGATTGTTGGACAGGCAGTGTCTGCACTGGGGGCTTGCCGGGGCATGGTAACGCTCCTGAATTCTGCTGCGACAGAACTGGAAGCGATTCGATCGATCGGGTTTCCACCCGAAGTTTTGCAATTGTGGCAGCGCTTTCCGATCACAGCCTCAGTGCCTCTGGCTGCTGCTGTCCGCACTCAAAGCCCCATTTTTCTGCCATCATTAGCTGCCGCAATTCCAACTTATCCCCAATTAGCCGCTTTACAAGACAACCTGGCGACGGGTGCATTAGTGGCAATTCCATTGATTGTTGAACAGCAAGTTTTAGGGTCTTTGGGGTTAGGGTTCGCAAATGTCCGCCAGTTTAATGAAGCAGAACAATCTTTTATCCTCGCATTAGCCCGTCAATGTGCTCAAGCGATCCACAGATCACAGCTCTATCAGGCTGGGCAAATTGCCAGAGCAAACGCAGAAGCCAGTGAGCAACGCTTCCGATGTTTGGCAGAGTCGATTCCGCAAATCGTTTGGGTGGCTCAAGCGAATGGATTCACAGAATACTACAACCAGCGATGGTTTGAATATACGGGTTTGACGCTGGAAGAAAGCCAAAACGCAAAAGGCTGCTTCCGCCATCCTGATGATCACGATCACTTTGGCAAAGCTTGGGTTAAAGCAGTAACCAACAAGGAGATCTTACAGGCTGAACAACGACTGAAACGAGCCGATGGGGTCTACCGATGGCATTTGACGCGAGCCTTTCCCCTGCTGGATGACAACGGCGCGATCGTGAAGTGGTTTGGCACCTGCACCGACATTGACGATTGGAAGCGGATGGAGCAGACCCAACGTTTTTTGGCTCAAGCATCCCAAACCTTTGTCGCGGCAAGCTTAGACTTGCAGACCATTCTGGATATGGTGACTCAGCTCGCTAGTGAACTGACCAATGATGTTTGTGTCCTCAATTTGGCTGCTGAGGAGCGGCAATCGCTGGAACATGCCTCGTTCTATCACCCTGATCCAGAGGTTCGAGCTTTTGTTGAAGACTTGCTAGAGCGATATCCTCGTCGCGTCAATGAAGGGATTGGGGGACGGGTGATGCAAACGGGGGAACCCTTGCTGATGCCTGTAACTTCGCAGGAGGAGCTGAGTACTGCTATCAAACCAGAATATCGGCTTTACCTGGAGCGCTTTCAGATTCGCAGCACGTTATTGGTGCCTTTGAAGGTACAGGGGCAAACAATCGGTCTGTTAAGCTTCACCCGTCATGCGCCTGCCGAACCGCACACCCAAGATGACTTAAATCTGTTTCAAGATCTGGCAGATCGAGCAGCGATGGCGATCGCCAATGCCCGACTGTATCAACAAGCAGAACAGGCACGCCAGCAAGCCGAACGAACTGCCGATCGAACTGCGCGGCTTCAGGCAGTGACGGCTGCCCTTTCAGAGTCGCTGACTCCCATTCAGGTTGCAGAAGTCATCGCGCAACAAACCAGCGCAGTTGTGAATGCTGCCTCAGTTCTGGTGGCACTTGTTACTCCACAAAAAGATGAACTGGAGATTATTCACTCCCTGGGAGATGGAGTAGACCTTGCGCCAGAGTGGCAGCGCTTCCCGCTCAGTACTGCGACACCTTTAACGGATGCAATTCGAGCAGGACAGCCGATCTGGGAGGAAACCCTGGAAGATCGCATCAATCGCTATCCCCATCTGGCAAAAAACTACGCTCAAGCCAAATATCCTGCCTGGATTTCTCTGCCGTTGATGCTTGAGGGACAGGCCGTGGGCGGTGTGTCTGTCACCTTTGCTCAGTTACCTCAGCTTGAGCCAGACGATCGAGCCTTTATGCTGGCGCTCGCGCAACAATGTGCCCAGGCGATCGTGCGTGCCCAGCTCTATGAAGCAGAACAACGAGCCAGATCTCAAGCGGAAGCTGCAAATCGCACAAAAGATGAATTTTTGGCAATGCTTTCCCATGAATTACGAACGCCGATGAATCCGATTTTGGGATGGTCAAGATTATTGCAGAGGGGTAATCTGGATGCCAACAGAACCAAGATCGCGCTGGAAACGATCGAGCGCAATGCCAAATTACAGGTGCAACTGATTGAGGATTTGCTAGATGTTTCTCGCATTTTGCAAGGCAAGCTCAGTTTAAATCCCTGTCCAGTCAGCCTCGCCTCAGTCATTGATGCAGCCATTAGCACGGTTCGGTTAGCTGCTGATGCTAAAACAATTCAAATTCAAACTCAGATTGCGGCAAACGTTGGTCATGTTCTTGGGGATGCGGCCCGGTTGCAGCAAGTGATTTGGAACTTACTGTCTAATGCCGTAAAATTTACGCCTGAGCAGGGTCAGATTGAAATTCAACTGACGACCGTTGGGGCACAAGCTCAGATTCAAGTCAAAGATACGGGTAAAGGAATCAGTGCGGAATTTCTCCCCTTTGTCTTTGACACTTTCCGGCAAGCAGACAGCAGCATTACCAGAACGTTCGGAGGATTGGGGCTGGGACTGGCGATCGCCCATCACATCGTTGAACTGCACGGAGGCACAATCCAGGTAGAAAGCGCTGGAGAAGGGCAAGGTGCAACATTCACGGTCAAATTTCCTCTCTTATCAACCTCAACAGCTCTAGTGCAGGAGGCAACATTGGCAAACAATACCTTGACTTTGCAGGGGATTCAAATTCTTGCTGTAGATGACGAAATCGACAATTTAGAATTAGCCACCTTCATCTTGGAGCAAGCAGGGGCTTCTGTTGTTGCTGCCGCTTCTGCTCCTGAGGCATTGCGAGTGCTGGCTCAAACGAAACCAGACATTCTGCTTCTAGACATTGGGATGCCGCAGATAGATGGTTATGACTTGCTGCGACAGATACGCACATTAGAGGCTGAACAGGGCGATCGGCAAATTCCAGCGATTGCCCTAACCGCCTATGCAAGCGAGGTCGATCAACAACGAGCCATCGTCGCAGGATTTCAACAGCATATTCCTAAGCCCGTTGAACCAGACGTGCTGTTACAGGCAATTTTGAACTTAACTAGCTTCACAAAATCCTAG